One region of Salvia miltiorrhiza cultivar Shanhuang (shh) chromosome 3, IMPLAD_Smil_shh, whole genome shotgun sequence genomic DNA includes:
- the LOC131018369 gene encoding vegetative cell wall protein gp1-like, producing MISHRYFVFDDPPPYDAPSPPTDPFPIIPAPPADEVPYVPEPFVPDEAIAFEPIVPDSAIPETGILQTGSPYMDFDPFHYLTLIPFPSADLPPWEPAPATEPLSLPPSEITLPIPSTMPWTEYVPFDPYPRVAPLPEPGTLEFQLYMHPILYPPSRDAHEGPSRPIPIDSNDEDPDEETPEMTVGYGQTRPLRRRTTADGVDVWEPIPEPHVCSPMADTDVEDETEDDDDDSEETEPSEDEEIEPSEDMTVDDAGSRVSGDGFGGTGWI from the coding sequence ATGATTAGTCACCGCTACTTTGTATTTGATGATCCCCCACCATATGATGCACCCTCTCCTCCGACAGATCCTTTCCCGATTATACCCGCACCCCCAGCTGATGAGGTTCCATATGTTCCGGAGCCATTCGTGCCTGATGAGGCCATTGCATTTGAGCCCATTGTCCCGGATTCTGCTATTCCGGAGACGGGTATTCTGCAGACTGGATCGCCATATATGGATTTTGATCCATTTCATTACTTGACACTGATACCATTTCCCAGTGCTGATCTGCCACCCTGGGAGCCGGCCCCAGCGACAGAGCCATTATCATTGCCTCCTTCAGAGATTACACTACCTATTCCATCTACGATGCCTTGGACCGAGTATGTGCCTTTTGATCCTTACCCGAGGGTTGCTCCTCTACCTGAGCCTGGCACACTTGAGTTTCAGCTTTATATGCATCCTATTCTATACCCGCCATCCCGAGATGCACATGAGGGACCGTCTCGTCCGATTCCGATTGATAGTAATGATGAGGACCCAGACGAGGAGACACCAGAGATGACAGTTGGGTATGGACAGACCCGACCACTACGACGTCGAACCACTGCTGATGGAGTCGATGTATGGGAGCCTATTCCAGAGCCACATGTTTGCAGTCCGATGGCAGACACAGATGTTGAAGATGAGacagaggatgatgatgatgatagtgAGGAGACCGAGCCTAGTGAGGATGAGGAGATCGAGCCCAGTGAGGATATGACAGTAGATGATGCAGGAAGTAGGGTATCAGGAGACGGCTTCGGTGGGACTGGATGGATCTGA